A single window of Taeniopygia guttata chromosome 1, bTaeGut7.mat, whole genome shotgun sequence DNA harbors:
- the PHC1 gene encoding polyhomeotic-like protein 1 isoform X2, whose product METESEQNSNSTSGSSSSGGSTRPQISQMSLYERQAVQALQALQRQPNAAQYFHQFMLQQQCAQLHSLAAVQQATIAASRQASSPNTSTSQQTTTTQASLHANSDSQAQHTNEINLATTSAAQLISRSQSVSSPSATTLTQSVLLGNTTSPPLNQSQAQMYLRPQLGNLLQVNRTLGRNVPLASQLILMPNGAVAAVQQEVPPTQSPGVHADTDQVQNLAVRSQQTSATNAQLQGSAQKTAVPGSSQASGLPQATSTMAVAQASSSGAGQSLNLSQGAAGSNGVSGAVVASGGSQPSMGLSQSSSAGAAGSCQRKGTGVVQPLPVAAAQAVTVSQGSQTETENAAAKKGDTDSGGQQTVGMNLTRTATPAPSQTLISSATYTQIQPHSLIQQQQQIHLQKQVVIQQQIAIHHQQQFQHRQSQLLHTATHLQLAQQQQQQQAASLTQQQQQAQPPQQQAPSQSQQQAQTLVVQPMLQSQPQHLQLQQDSPCQAATKSPIPIQSKSLVTPIKPPQLGPAKMSAAQQPPPHIPVQVVGTRQQSSGQAQALGLAQIAAAVPTSRGMPAVVQPVSQTHAASPSSSSAPASSQEAPPLTTGVNLAQVQGTAHMVKSPASSPVVAQMPAAFYMQSVQLPGKSQALAVKRKAESEEEKEEPASVTAFLPARSSPVTDSPKNMEEKSGLGDNSDTAAIATTNATSSDGVSATPTSASTPNLALVSRQMGDSKPPQAIVKPQILTHIIEGFVIQEGAEPFPVGCSQLLKESEKQLQGEAPSGQNENLSSNSLGEDSASMELDKKANLLKCEYCGKYAPASQFRGSKRFCSMTCAKRYNVSCSHQFRMQRKKMKEFQEANYARVRRRGPRRSSSEIARTKIQGKRHRGQEDSSRGSDNSSYDEALSPTSPGPLSVRASHGERDLTNSNMAPPTPDLHGINPVFLSSNASRWSVEEVYEFIASLQGCQEFAEQFRSQEIDGQAMLLLKEEHLMSAMNMKLGPALKICAKINVLKET is encoded by the exons ATGGAGACTGAAAGTGAGCAGAACTCCAACTCCACCAGCGGGAGCTCCAGTTCTGGAGGAAGCACCCGGCCTCAGATCTCGCAGATGTCTCTCTATGAGCGACAGGCAGTACAG GCCCTGCAGGCACTCCAGAGACAGCCCAATGCAGCCCAGTACTTCCATCAGTTTAtgctccagcagcagtgtgCCCAACttcacagcctggctgctgtccagcag GCTACAATTGCAGCCAGTAGACAGGCCAGCTCACCCAACACTAGCACCTCGCAACAGACCACCACCACCCAGGCTTCT TTGCATGCTAACAGTGATTCTCAAGCTCAGCATACAAATGAG ATCAACCTTGCCACCACCTCAGCTGCTCAGCTGATCAGTCGGTCCCAGAGCGTGAGCTCCCCGAGCGCCACAACGCTGACGCAGTCTGTGCTCCTCGGGAACACCACCTCACCGCCTCTCAACCAGTCACAGGCACAGATGTACCTTCGG CCGCAGCTGGGGAACCTGTTGCAGGTGAACCGGACCTTGGGCCGCAACGTGCCTCTCGCCTCCCAGCTCATCCTGATGCCCAatggggctgtggctgctgtccAGCAGGAAGTACCACCCACTCAGTCTCCTGGGGTCCATGCAGACACAGACCAG GTGCAGAATTTGGCTGTGAGGAGCCAGCAGACCTCTGCCACTAACgcccagctccagggctctgctcaGAAGACAGCCGTGCCAGGGAGCTCCCAGGCTTCGGGCCTGCCGCAGGCCACCAGCACCATGGCAGTGGCCCAGGCCTCCTCCAGCGGGGCAGGCCAGTCCCTCAACCTGAGCCAGGGAGCAGCGGGCAGCAATGGCGTCTCCGGGGCTGTGGTGGCCAGTGGTGGGAGCCAGCCCTCGATGGGACTGAGCCAGAGCTCCTCAGCAGGTGCCGCTGGCAGTTGCCAGAGGAAAGGCACCGGGGTGGTTCAGCCATTGCCGGTGGCGGCTGCCCAGGCCGTGACTGTCAGCCAGGGGAGCCAGACAGAGACGGAGAACGCAGCTGCAAAGAAGGGTGACACAGACAGTGGTGGACAGCAAACAGTGGGCATGAACCTCACCAGGACCGCTACACCAGCACCCAGCCAGACGCTGATCAGCTCAG CAACATATACGCAGATCCAGCCACACTCACTGatccaacagcagcagcagatccaTCTGCAGAAGCAGGTGGTGATCCAGCAGCAGATAGCCATACATCACCAGCAGCAGTTCCAGCACCGCCAGTCCCAGCTCCTCCACACAGCCACCCATCTCCAACTGgctcaacagcagcagcagcagcaagcagcatctctgacccagcagcagcagcaagcccAGCCTCCGCAGCAGCAGGCTCCctctcaaagccagcagcaggcacagaccCTTGTGGTGCAACCTATGTTGCAGTCCCAGCCACAGCATTTACAGCTCCAGCAGGACAGTCCGTGCCAGGCAGCCACCAAGTCACCTATTCCTATCCAGTCAAAATCTCTGGTCACCCCTATCAAACCCCCTCAGCTTGGGCCTGCCAAAAtgtcagcagcacagcagcctccaCCACACATCCCAGTGCAGGTAGTGGGCACTcggcagcagagctcaggccaAGCCCAGGCTTTGGGCTTGGCTCAGATTGCTGCAGCAGTGCCGACGTCGCGGGGAATGCCAGCTGTAGTCCAGCCTGTTTCCCAAACCCATGCTGCTTCCCCATCATCATCTTCAGCTCCAGCATCCTCACAGGAAGCTCCCCCTCTCACCACAGGGGTGAATTTGGCACAAGTTCAAGGCACAGCCCACATGGTGAAGAGCCCAGCTTCCTCTCCAGTTGTGGCTCAGATGCCAGCAGCATTCTACATGCAGTCTGTCCAGTTGCCA GGCAAATCTCAGGCCTTGGCAGTAAAGCGCAAGGCAGAgtcagaggaagagaaggaggagccAGCCAGTGTCACCGCATTCCTGCCTGCCAGGTCCTCTCCTGTAACAGACAGCCCCAAAAACATGGAGGAGAAGAGTGGTCTTGGAG ATAATTCTGATACTGCTGCCATTGCAACCACAAATGCCACATCAAGTGACGGAGTCTCGGCCACCCCTACCTCTGcttccaccccaaacctggCATTGGTGTCACGTCAGATGGGAGACTCCAAACCTCCTCAAGCCATCGTCAAGCCCCAGATCCTCACACACATCATTGAAGGCTTTGTCAtccaggagggagcagagccctttcca GTGGGttgttctcagctgctgaaagaATCTGAGAAACAACTGCAGGGAGAGGCTCCTTCTGGTCAGAATGAAAACCTGTCCAGCAATTCTTTGGGAGAGGATAGTGCTTCCATGG AGCTTGACAAGAAGGCAAACTTGTTGAAGTGTGAATATTGTGGGAAGTATGCCCCAGCAAGCCAGTTCCGTGGCTCCAAGAGGTTTTGTTCCATGACCTGTGCTAAAAG GTACAATGTCAGCTGCAGCCATCAGTTCCGGATGCAGAGAAAGAAGATGAAGGAATTCCAGGAAGCCAACTACGCCCGTGTGCGCCGACGGGGACCACGGCGCAGCAGCTCCGAAATCGCTCGAACAAAAATCCAGGGCAAGCGCCACAGG GGCCAGGAAGACTCGAGTCGAGGTTCTGATAACTCCAGCTATGATGAAGCTTTGTCCCCTACATCTCCAGGACCCCTGTCAGTAAGAGCCAGTCATGGAGAGAGGGACCTGACAAACTCTAATATGGCCCCCCCTACCCCAGATCTACATGGCATCAACCCAGTCTTCCTGTCCAGCAATGCTAGTCGTTGGAGTGTGGAGGAGGTTTATGAGTTCATTGCATCATTGCAAG GGTGCCAAGAATTTGCTGAGCAATTTCGGTCACAGGAAATTGATGGTCAGGCCATGTTGCTTCTGAAGGAGGAACATCTCATGAGTGCTATGAATATGAAGCTGGGACCAGCTCTCAAGATCTGTGCCAAGATCAATGTCCTCAAGGAGACCTAA
- the PHC1 gene encoding polyhomeotic-like protein 1 isoform X1 produces METESEQNSNSTSGSSSSGGSTRPQISQMSLYERQAVQALQALQRQPNAAQYFHQFMLQQQCAQLHSLAAVQQATIAASRQASSPNTSTSQQTTTTQASINLATTSAAQLISRSQSVSSPSATTLTQSVLLGNTTSPPLNQSQAQMYLRPQLGNLLQVNRTLGRNVPLASQLILMPNGAVAAVQQEVPPTQSPGVHADTDQVQNLAVRSQQTSATNAQLQGSAQKTAVPGSSQASGLPQATSTMAVAQASSSGAGQSLNLSQGAAGSNGVSGAVVASGGSQPSMGLSQSSSAGAAGSCQRKGTGVVQPLPVAAAQAVTVSQGSQTETENAAAKKGDTDSGGQQTVGMNLTRTATPAPSQTLISSATYTQIQPHSLIQQQQQIHLQKQVVIQQQIAIHHQQQFQHRQSQLLHTATHLQLAQQQQQQQAASLTQQQQQAQPPQQQAPSQSQQQAQTLVVQPMLQSQPQHLQLQQDSPCQAATKSPIPIQSKSLVTPIKPPQLGPAKMSAAQQPPPHIPVQVVGTRQQSSGQAQALGLAQIAAAVPTSRGMPAVVQPVSQTHAASPSSSSAPASSQEAPPLTTGVNLAQVQGTAHMVKSPASSPVVAQMPAAFYMQSVQLPGKSQALAVKRKAESEEEKEEPASVTAFLPARSSPVTDSPKNMEEKSGLGDNSDTAAIATTNATSSDGVSATPTSASTPNLALVSRQMGDSKPPQAIVKPQILTHIIEGFVIQEGAEPFPVGCSQLLKESEKQLQGEAPSGQNENLSSNSLGEDSASMELDKKANLLKCEYCGKYAPASQFRGSKRFCSMTCAKRYNVSCSHQFRMQRKKMKEFQEANYARVRRRGPRRSSSEIARTKIQGKRHRGQEDSSRGSDNSSYDEALSPTSPGPLSVRASHGERDLTNSNMAPPTPDLHGINPVFLSSNASRWSVEEVYEFIASLQGCQEFAEQFRSQEIDGQAMLLLKEEHLMSAMNMKLGPALKICAKINVLKET; encoded by the exons ATGGAGACTGAAAGTGAGCAGAACTCCAACTCCACCAGCGGGAGCTCCAGTTCTGGAGGAAGCACCCGGCCTCAGATCTCGCAGATGTCTCTCTATGAGCGACAGGCAGTACAG GCCCTGCAGGCACTCCAGAGACAGCCCAATGCAGCCCAGTACTTCCATCAGTTTAtgctccagcagcagtgtgCCCAACttcacagcctggctgctgtccagcag GCTACAATTGCAGCCAGTAGACAGGCCAGCTCACCCAACACTAGCACCTCGCAACAGACCACCACCACCCAGGCTTCT ATCAACCTTGCCACCACCTCAGCTGCTCAGCTGATCAGTCGGTCCCAGAGCGTGAGCTCCCCGAGCGCCACAACGCTGACGCAGTCTGTGCTCCTCGGGAACACCACCTCACCGCCTCTCAACCAGTCACAGGCACAGATGTACCTTCGG CCGCAGCTGGGGAACCTGTTGCAGGTGAACCGGACCTTGGGCCGCAACGTGCCTCTCGCCTCCCAGCTCATCCTGATGCCCAatggggctgtggctgctgtccAGCAGGAAGTACCACCCACTCAGTCTCCTGGGGTCCATGCAGACACAGACCAG GTGCAGAATTTGGCTGTGAGGAGCCAGCAGACCTCTGCCACTAACgcccagctccagggctctgctcaGAAGACAGCCGTGCCAGGGAGCTCCCAGGCTTCGGGCCTGCCGCAGGCCACCAGCACCATGGCAGTGGCCCAGGCCTCCTCCAGCGGGGCAGGCCAGTCCCTCAACCTGAGCCAGGGAGCAGCGGGCAGCAATGGCGTCTCCGGGGCTGTGGTGGCCAGTGGTGGGAGCCAGCCCTCGATGGGACTGAGCCAGAGCTCCTCAGCAGGTGCCGCTGGCAGTTGCCAGAGGAAAGGCACCGGGGTGGTTCAGCCATTGCCGGTGGCGGCTGCCCAGGCCGTGACTGTCAGCCAGGGGAGCCAGACAGAGACGGAGAACGCAGCTGCAAAGAAGGGTGACACAGACAGTGGTGGACAGCAAACAGTGGGCATGAACCTCACCAGGACCGCTACACCAGCACCCAGCCAGACGCTGATCAGCTCAG CAACATATACGCAGATCCAGCCACACTCACTGatccaacagcagcagcagatccaTCTGCAGAAGCAGGTGGTGATCCAGCAGCAGATAGCCATACATCACCAGCAGCAGTTCCAGCACCGCCAGTCCCAGCTCCTCCACACAGCCACCCATCTCCAACTGgctcaacagcagcagcagcagcaagcagcatctctgacccagcagcagcagcaagcccAGCCTCCGCAGCAGCAGGCTCCctctcaaagccagcagcaggcacagaccCTTGTGGTGCAACCTATGTTGCAGTCCCAGCCACAGCATTTACAGCTCCAGCAGGACAGTCCGTGCCAGGCAGCCACCAAGTCACCTATTCCTATCCAGTCAAAATCTCTGGTCACCCCTATCAAACCCCCTCAGCTTGGGCCTGCCAAAAtgtcagcagcacagcagcctccaCCACACATCCCAGTGCAGGTAGTGGGCACTcggcagcagagctcaggccaAGCCCAGGCTTTGGGCTTGGCTCAGATTGCTGCAGCAGTGCCGACGTCGCGGGGAATGCCAGCTGTAGTCCAGCCTGTTTCCCAAACCCATGCTGCTTCCCCATCATCATCTTCAGCTCCAGCATCCTCACAGGAAGCTCCCCCTCTCACCACAGGGGTGAATTTGGCACAAGTTCAAGGCACAGCCCACATGGTGAAGAGCCCAGCTTCCTCTCCAGTTGTGGCTCAGATGCCAGCAGCATTCTACATGCAGTCTGTCCAGTTGCCA GGCAAATCTCAGGCCTTGGCAGTAAAGCGCAAGGCAGAgtcagaggaagagaaggaggagccAGCCAGTGTCACCGCATTCCTGCCTGCCAGGTCCTCTCCTGTAACAGACAGCCCCAAAAACATGGAGGAGAAGAGTGGTCTTGGAG ATAATTCTGATACTGCTGCCATTGCAACCACAAATGCCACATCAAGTGACGGAGTCTCGGCCACCCCTACCTCTGcttccaccccaaacctggCATTGGTGTCACGTCAGATGGGAGACTCCAAACCTCCTCAAGCCATCGTCAAGCCCCAGATCCTCACACACATCATTGAAGGCTTTGTCAtccaggagggagcagagccctttcca GTGGGttgttctcagctgctgaaagaATCTGAGAAACAACTGCAGGGAGAGGCTCCTTCTGGTCAGAATGAAAACCTGTCCAGCAATTCTTTGGGAGAGGATAGTGCTTCCATGG AGCTTGACAAGAAGGCAAACTTGTTGAAGTGTGAATATTGTGGGAAGTATGCCCCAGCAAGCCAGTTCCGTGGCTCCAAGAGGTTTTGTTCCATGACCTGTGCTAAAAG GTACAATGTCAGCTGCAGCCATCAGTTCCGGATGCAGAGAAAGAAGATGAAGGAATTCCAGGAAGCCAACTACGCCCGTGTGCGCCGACGGGGACCACGGCGCAGCAGCTCCGAAATCGCTCGAACAAAAATCCAGGGCAAGCGCCACAGG GGCCAGGAAGACTCGAGTCGAGGTTCTGATAACTCCAGCTATGATGAAGCTTTGTCCCCTACATCTCCAGGACCCCTGTCAGTAAGAGCCAGTCATGGAGAGAGGGACCTGACAAACTCTAATATGGCCCCCCCTACCCCAGATCTACATGGCATCAACCCAGTCTTCCTGTCCAGCAATGCTAGTCGTTGGAGTGTGGAGGAGGTTTATGAGTTCATTGCATCATTGCAAG GGTGCCAAGAATTTGCTGAGCAATTTCGGTCACAGGAAATTGATGGTCAGGCCATGTTGCTTCTGAAGGAGGAACATCTCATGAGTGCTATGAATATGAAGCTGGGACCAGCTCTCAAGATCTGTGCCAAGATCAATGTCCTCAAGGAGACCTAA
- the M6PR gene encoding cation-dependent mannose-6-phosphate receptor has product MRVSRGSLLPAGGRRMSPPCHTSALLLVFVALAVAGAEQSEERSCDVVGDESSESQTERALLKKLEPLSHMRFNVTVEKGKTENYVYNFRVCREVNSTSHDFGGLVQTDRQNGKTTVIGRINETQVFNGSDWIMLIYKGGDSYGRHCSGEKRRAVIMISCKRGVTASSFSIISEEREKEQECFYLFEMDSSVACPAENSHLSVGSILLITFVSLIAVYIIGGFLYQRLIVGAKGMEQIPHFAFWQDLGNLVADGCDFVCRSKPRNAPAAYRGVGDDQLGEESEERDDHLLPM; this is encoded by the exons ATGCGCGTGAGCCGCGGGTCTCTGCTCCCCGCGGGAGGCCGCAG GATGTCACCACCTTGCCATACCTCTGCCTTGCTGCTGGTCTTTGTGGCTCTGGCTGTAGCGGGGGCTGAGCAGTCCGAAGAGAGGAGTTGTGATGTGGTTGGTGATGAGAGCAGTGAGTCGCAGACAGAGAGAGCCCTGCTGAAGAAACTGGAGCCCCTGAGCCACATGAG gttTAACGTGACTGTGGAGAAGGGCAAAACAGAAAACTACGTCTACAATTTCAGGGTGTGCAGGGAGGTCAACAGCACCTCACACGACTTCGGTGGCCTGGTGCAAACAGATAGACAGAATGGAAAGACCACAGTGATAGGAAGAATCAATGAAACCCAGGTCTTCAATGGAA GTGACTGGATCATGCTGATTTATAAAGGAGGTGATTCATATGGCAGGCACTGCAGTGGTGAGAAGAGGCGAGCTGTGATAATGATTTCTTGCAAGCGGGGAGTTACAGCG AGTTCATTCAGCATTATTTCTGAAGAgcgggaaaaggagcaggagtGTTTCTACCTCTTTGAAATGGACAGCAGTGTGGCTTGTCCAGCTGAGAATTCCCACCTCAGTGTTGGCTCCATTCTGCTGATCAC GTTTGTGTCACTGATTGCAGTCTACATCATTGGTGGATTCCTCTACCAGCGCCTCATTGTGGGAGCAAAGGGCATGGAGCAGATTCCTCACTTTGCCTTCTGGCAAGATCTGGGCAATTTGGTGGCA GATGGCTGTGACTTTGTGTGCCGATCCAAGCCTCGGAATGCGCCAGCCGCGTACCGTGGCGTGGGGGATGACCAGCTGGGAGAGGAGTCAGAAGAACGGGATGACCACTTGCTGCCCATGTGA